The DNA sequence TTTATCAATACCTATTGCTAATATCTGTAGTATTATTATTGATTTATAGCCATTATCTTTTTGATGAAGGGTTCATTAATAATTTTATTCAAGACAGTCACGTCAAGTTTGCTAATGCTGGAATTCTTACTGCATTATTAATATTCTTTTTGAGGTTTATCAGTATTGTAATTCCAATATTGCCTGGGACATACTGTTCTATTCTGGCAGGGTATTTTTATGGAATTGAGACAGGCTTATCGCTTATATTTGCAGCTGATTTTATTTCATGTGCGACTTCTTTCTTGATCTCGAGAAAGCTAGGCAGGGGTGTCGTAAGAACAATTTTGGGATCGAATCAAATGAAAAGAGTGGAGTCAATAAGTCAGAAATATTTAGAGAAGAACTTCTTTTTAATGACTGGTTTATTGATGACGCAATTCTTTGACTTTGTTTGTTATGCGATAGGTCTAACAAAGGTAAAATGGAGTAAATTCTTCCCAGCCCTAATTATAAGTATAATTATATCAGATGCTCCTTTTGTTTCAGGTGGGTCTGCGCTTAAGAATATAGGGATTGTAAGTCTAAGTGAATTATTAAATGGTGATGTTCAGGTACTTAAAGGGCCGGAATTGACAATCTTTATAGGTTCCGTTGCCGCTATATTTTCTCTTGGTGTTTTGAGTAATTTTCTCAATAAAGATGCTAATTTCCATCAAAAGGATGAACCTTAAAAGGTTGGCAAATGGTTTTGCATACTTTTTTACAGAATAACCTTTTATTTAATTATAAGTTTAAATTTCAGAGTCCATAAGATTTTCTGTCTTACTTAATCAAAGCCTGTAAATAACTCTTTATGAACGGCAAGATAATCATATAGAGCTGTCCTCGATTCTGGTGATAATGGCGTACCATCAATATTCCTGGTTGCACTACATATAAGGTCCCCATCCCATTTTACATTGTGTTCACTAATGGATTGCGACCATTGCCGAACTGCTTTAAAATGGTCTGGCATGTACTCTCCAATCTTTCTGCATACCTCACAAATAATTGATAATGCAGGTGGTTTTGAGCTCATTCTGAGATCTTTTACAATCATTGGTTGTGAGAAAACACCTGTATATCTTATGTAATCAATTAATTCGTACTCTTTATCTGATAGACCTGCCAGTTCCATTGCCTTAATAAACTCTTTTAAAGGAGTGATAGGCCTAAGAATAGTTTTCAATGTAAGAGATTAATTTTTAATGAATTACTTTGATATTATCAGGGACTGCAGTTATATACTTAGAAAACTATTTTAAATAGCTGACAAGCAAGATTGATTAGTTATTGTGAATGAGACGATCTTTTACTTTGCATAAGCTCAATCTGCTTTTGACAATGATTCTTGTTCCAGCTTCATCGGTGTTATTTAGCTGTGCAAGAGAACCACATAAAGGTGCTACGCCTGCTCTCTTTAATACTAAAGCCGAAGCTGAAAAAGCTGCTAAGGCTTTCAATTGCAGTGGAGCCCATAAAATGGGTGAGAAGTGGATGCCTTGCAAGAGTCATAAAACCCATCAAGGGGATACGAAGCATAGTGGTAATGGGATTAATCATCACAACCATTAGACCATTGGTACATTATTCATGACTAATCCAATCCAGCCTGAATTAGATAGTCCTACCCATTGCGGCAGCAAACCCAAAAAAATTGCAATTGGTATAGCTCCATTAGGTTTTGTTTCCATTGGGATTGTGCCGATGGGAATTGTAACTATAGGAATAGTTCCAATGGGGGTTGTATCTCTTGGAGTAGTAGCGATGGGAGTCATTAACGCTTCAATAGTAGGAATGGGAGTTCTCTCTGCTGGTATAACAACTATGGGCCTCAAGGTATGGAGCCCAGAAGGACAATTTGTTCGTCAAAATCTTGAGAGTTCAGAGTCTGCTTTAAACAATATTTATGCCTACCCAACAAAATCAAAGGCTGAAGAAGAGGCTAAAAAAATGGGTTGTTTAGGCGTTCACAAGATGGGTAGTCTATGGATGCCATGCTCAACTCATGGAAATATTAAATGACTTTTTATGATGGATATTTTGATGAATAGCTTTCAATTCTTTATCTAAATATTGTCAAAGCTTTTAAACGCTGATCGAAGTGAAGGTATTTACTATCTAGTTGCTTTTGCTCCCCTCTAATTAGGACTTTCTTTACTTTTTATTCGCTAAAATATTTATTTAGATTGATAAATGATGTTACTTTGAAAACTCTTTAATATACTAGAGCTACGCAAGAGAAAGCAACTCCTATCCCAATTAATATTCCAGCATTTAATATTTTCCCATTTTCTCCGATCAAACTAATGACTCTTTGAGATACTCCTGTAACTATTAGCAGTAGAGCGCCTTGGGCGATAAGCAGTCCTAAAAAATAGCTGATTAAAGGCGTAGGTTCGGCTCCAATGATTGTGCTCCCAAGTAAGTAGCCGTGCAAGGAGAACATAGGCAGGAGCCATTGTGAACTGAGATATTTGAGAATAATTAAGCCTTCTATAGCTAAGGATAATGAGACAAGTGCTTCAGCCCAAGGTTCTAGTAAATCAGGTAAAGGGAGCACTTGTGAGAATGCGCTTCCACCTAGACCAACAGCAATTAGGTTTAAACACCATTTCTTAGGTTTTCGTAAGCCAACAAAGGCAATTGCCAACATAAAAATTAAGTGATCAGGTCCAAGTAATGGATGTCCAATTCCACTTAACAATCCTTGCAATGTTGATAATTGAGAGGTGCCTCCCATTTCAAAAGGGTGATGAGCAAAAGCTGATTTGTTGTGACCAAGCAAGAGTAATAAAAGGAATATTCCTGATGATGCCAAAGTTTTTCGTATCAGGTGTAGCCGCATGAATTGATCCTCTTTGTATTGTAATTAGGCCGATTGCAGACCAAGATTGATAATCTCGATACTTCTCAGTTTACTGATAGCAGCAGATTCTATCCGGACTTCCTTTTGCATTAATGCATGATCTGCATTGGGGCCTCATTTCTTTTTCAATATAATTACTTTTGGCCGAATAAAACAAGAATGTTTTATAGCGGACTTTTTTTTACCTTTCTTATTCCAAACCGGCTGGTGAATATCTTAATCTCAGGGAACAACATACTGATGAATGCGTAGCGGCAGCATGAAGGACGAAGCAATCTCTTTTAAGGATCTAAGCAAAGCGCAATTGGATGCTCTTAAGGATCTCTATATTGATAGTCGTGTGGACTCAATGCCTGAGATTGAGCTCAGAAAGTTTGTAAAAGAAGTGCTTGATCTTCAAGTGAGAGGTACTGTTGGGAATGAGGAAGAAAGAGAAGTTTGGAAAGAAATGAAAGATCACTTTGAGGAAAACTTTGAGGAAAAAATCAAAGCAGTCATCAAAGATAAGGGATCAGAAGAAGTAGTCCTGCCTCCGGAGGAAGAAGAATTCAAAAAGAGACTTGAAGTATTGGAGCAACGAAAGAAAGAAGACAGTGAGAAGAATGTTGATATGTGGTAAGACCTTCCTACTGTGTGAATACATTTGAAAAATTAATCACCCTCTATACCCCAGTGGGAATCAGTAGTAGAGCGTTATAGAACTGATTATTTTTATGAGAGTTATGAGTATGAGTATTCGAAAGGGAATAAAAGTTATGAGTGGAGCGATCAATGTTTTCATAATCAGGAAGAATTATTAGAGTTCTTGGGATATGAAATGATAGAAGATTTAAATGCTGATGCTGTCTATGCCAGAAGAATAAAGAGCTTTACTGATGAGGATAAAAAAAGTTTATTGACTTAAGTAAGAATGGATATCAAATCAAAGTGATTGGGATTTGATTTTGTATAAAGCCAATGTTCACTTTTCATTAGCCAGTTGAAAGCCCTATGAAAATAGTCTCAATAAAAGATTTTTAAAAATATATTGAATTATAGTTTAAGAATAACCTTTACTTTTATAGATATATCTTTAATAAATATCCAGTTGTTGAAAAGGATAGCCATGTAAAGGCGGTGATTGATAGTACAAAGAATACTATTTGATCTATAGCTTGCATCTTATTCATAACTCTATTTACCCTACAAAGAGTCCCCTTCTAATGAATTGCATTGCAAATATTGCTCCTAAAAAGAAAACAGTAGGAATCCCTAATGCATTTACAGCAAGAGTTCTTACAGTGAAGACTGGATACCCTCCACTAGGTCGATTGTTAGGGATGACACCGCTATCCTCCCAGTCTTGAATATTCTCAACATTTGGGAACCCAGGGAGAGTTTTGTTATCCCATTTCAATACTCCCCAAACAGAAAGCCATATTATGGTTGAAATTATTGAGATTAATATTGGCGAGATTACTAATAGAATTTTAAAAAGCATCTGTAATTAATTAACTCATATTCAATATCTAGCATCAAGCCTTAATGCCTAATGCAAAGAAGTTATCAATTTAATGTTCTATTTCCTACCAATAATTGTGTCCATGATTATTTTCATCCAAAGGGGCTTGTACCTTTCAAAGGTCCAACAAAGAGTATTTCCATGACAACACCAGTTATTGCAAAAGGTAAGACCCATATAGACAAGAAAAGTGGTCCAAAGAATCTTATGGGACTAGACCCTTTGAAGACTTTCTGACTAGCTGTAAAGATTGTCTCAGCTTTAGTAATTGTATATTCTGTTTCTTGATAGGGCCTTACAGGGTTTGTAGAATTTACTATTTCTCTAAGTTTATTAATAGCAATAATAGGGAATGACCAAATTGCCATAAAGCGAGGCCCTAGCCAATTTCTAGGATGAGGGAATGCAGCACTTTCTAAAGGCCTCTCGCTAGGGAATGCTGATTCTATGGATTTAACAACATCTTCAAAGTGAATAGAGCTTTGAGCTTCAATCTTTCCTTTGGCCAACATCTTATCTGATTGAACTGACACCTCTTCTTGTAAGTGAAGCACTTCATTATCTATAGAAGTCTCTTCAGAAGCCAAAGATATCGAGCTAAATGCGGCTTCTACAGATGACGGATCTTCCATTTCAGGTTGAATATTTTGAACAATATCTTTCCTCAGATTTGATTCTTCCTTGCTGTCCATTTTTTTTGACCGGCATATTTTTCTAATCTATACCCTTTACTCATTACTAAGATATAAATAATTCTTTTCAGCGTATCAATCTGACCATATACAGGTAACGTTTTGCCAGCCTATACGTAAACCTTCTTTTATATTGAATCCAAATCTAAGGTGAATTCAATGCTAGTAAGTATTCTTGGGCTTATGCCATCTGAACTTGGTGTAAGTGGCTCAACTATTGACATAGTACTGACCTTTGCAACTGGCACTGTCATAGTATTGCCTCTGCTATTTGTTGTTCGTTCTAAAAAAGATTTTAGAAAGATAACTCTTTAATACTGAGCTTCTAAAAGGAGCTCAATATTGATAGCAAATATATTACTTGAGAATTTTATTAATTCTTTCCTCTAGACTTGGCTAAAGATTTTTTGTGTATTCTGCTCTAAGAAATCAATCTGATTAGCGGACAATATATTCTGCTTTTCAAGAAGAATCCTTCTATGATTATTTATCTTCTCTTTAGAAGGGAGAGGAATACTGTTAAAGGCAATCTTTATTTCTCAAGGGATCTATTTGTCTGTGCCTAGATATTGACTGGCTGATGAAACTGGCTGAACACAAAACTCACATTTAGTTATTAATGATGATTTGCTCCATTGAACAGGCGCTCCGCATCTTTGACAATTCTGAGGAAGATTCTTCACTTAGGTTCTCTCACTCCATTCACATTGATTTGCATATCTTTCATGATTTACCCCATTGGGACTTAGATATTGCTTCTTTCTAATGAGTGCTTGCCAGCCTTTGCCGCTTCTTCGAATGGTTGCCATTTCTTGAATTGCATCAGGTCAGATGCATCAAGCAAGAATGATCAACAGAGCAAAAGTGGACTAAAAAGTGGACGTCCACTTTCTGTCTTTAAGAACCTCTGGTGCCTGAGAGGCTTTCTTTTAGAAGAGATCAGGGCTCATGCCCTCGTCGGGACTTGAACCCGAGACCTCTCCCTTACCAAGGGAGTGCTCTACCGCTGAGCTACAAGGGCTTGTGGAGAGGTGGGCCGGGTTTAGACCGCCTCTATAGCCTTGTCAGACAGCTCTGTGCTTGATACTGAGCCAACTTAGATCAAATCTTGAGTAAGACCAAATCTTTTTTAGGGAGTGCTGGGATCTGTCTTAAGTCCACTTTTATGTGGTTTTAGGCCACTGGATTGAGTGTGGGTTTTGTTGCTGAGATCGCTTTGATTGCAGTGCTTCTCGCTAACCCCACTATTATACAGGGGAAGAGAAGAGAGCGAGGTTGCACGTATATAGGAGGAGAGGAGATAAAAACTTAAGACAACAATTTCCTTTACTGATGTTCCGGTGAGCGAAGCGAACGAACATCACGAAAGCACTGTCTGTATCTCCCAAACACACAAACCCCAACACTCAATATCTAAAAGTTCAACCCTGATGATCTGAATGTCCCCTCATTGGACATTCCGTATCATCCCTGTTGAGACTGTATGGATAGATAGATAGATAGATAGTTAGATAGTTAGTTAATTAATTCATAGTCAAATGAGAACTCCAAAGCATCTACCAAAAATCAATACACAGACAGCTCCAATACCAGACTCAGCTAAACCCTTAACTCCCGAAAGAGCTAAGGAAATTATTGATGAGGTTTGGAGTAAGAGGAACTGTTGGGAATGAGGAAGAGAGAGAAGTTTGGAAAGAAATGAAAGGGCACTTTGAGGAAAACTTTGAGGAAAAAATCAAAGCAGTCATCAAAGCGAAGGGATCAGAAGAAGTAGTCATCCCTCCGGAGGAAGAAGAGTTCAAAAAGGCACTTGAAGTATTGGAGCAAGGAAAGAAAGAAGAAAGTGAGACGAATATTGATATCTGGTAAGACTTTCTGAAATGAGATTACCTATAACCTAAAACTATTAGTCGTAACTATTTAAAGAACTAATTATGAGTGATAAGATAAAGCCAACAACAATAAAAAACCTTTGGAAATTCATTTTCCATCAGCTGATCAAATATATAAAGAAACATATACGAAATTAAAAGAAATAGAAGGATGGAAAGAATTCAATAATAAATGGGATTATGCCATTACAGAATATATCTCTGAGAATGGTCTACAAGGTTGGAGCCGTGAAACTTTAATAGTGCTTTGGTTTGATTACCAAATAAATAATCTCACTGAACTATTTAAGGATGTGCATCCAAAGGAACCTGAGTATAATGATAATGAGGAGATTACAGTTCTTAATGTTCAACAAGTCAAAGAGGAAAGAGATAAGTATATTGAGAAGCTTAAAGACTGGAGTAAAAAATTAATAGAGATAGCTCCAATAGCTCTAGAAGAATTGCCAAAATGCGAAATATATGAAATTAGTATAATAGGCATTCCAAGAATTGAATATTCTGGGGAGGATCCAGCGAAATTCATGAATATTGCTTATTCATATAAAGACGAAAAAAAGTGGGATTTAGCTATCGAATATTTAAACAAATCATATGATGCTTTCTTTAACTCTCCTCTTAAATATCCACTGAATTACTCTATATATGATTTTGTAAGATTACCTTTATATATGCATCATGCTGGTTACTTAGAGGAGTCTTGGGAGACATTTCAAAGATTTTTAGATGGTGATTTTCCAATTAGAATCCCAAAGAAAAATGGCCTTGAAAATGACATCATCAAATCATGGGAGCGTAGGGTTATTTTTTCTAAGATGAAAAGTTGTTATATAAAAGAAAAGAAATATCGAGAAGCTCTTGTTTGTAGATGTCTTGACCTTTACTTTGATATTGCGGGCTTATTTCTACTGGTAAGATTAGAGAAAGAAATTGGTAAAAGTGCGTATGATTATGAAGACTTTTCATTTCCTCTTCATTATATAAATACACATAATTTTTACCCAGATCCAATAATATATGGTTTTAAAGAATGCTCTAAGAAATCAACGCTGGTGAAAAATCTTAAAACAAGAGCTCGAATGGCAAAGCTTAATGATGAAGTTGAGGTAATTGCTGAATTGATATCCGATGCAATTAAAATTTTGCCAGACTATAAATTAGGTGAGGAAATTATCATTAATAACCTAAAAAAATTTCCTAAATAAGTTCCATCACGTCTACAAAAAAAATAATTTCAAGGAAGGGATTTCAAATCTCCAGGGCCTATTTTTGAGCTTCTAGAAATGAAAAATAAGAACACCTCATTTGCCCCCATACCCCAGTTGATAATGGCTATAGCGCATCAACATTCGTAGATCTTTATGCCCACTAATTGCTGATATTTGGAGGGCATTCATACCTTCAGCCCACATCTTGCTGATGGCGATATGGCGCAGGTCATGAAATCGGAGTTGATTCAATCCAGCAGCTTTTCTCGCTCGATCAAATCCGTGACGTGCAGAACCAGAGCTCAGTCCAATGATGTGTTGTTGCTCTTTTGGATATTGAGCGAGGAGCTCAACGGCTTGTGGAGATAGTGGTACTAAGCGTTCACTCCTTTGCATTCCCTGGGCGGCGCAATCTTTTCTTGTTAGGCAAACAAGTCTTAGATCGAGGTCTAAATCATCCCATTTCATTGAAAGTAGTTCAGAGCGTCGCATTCCAGTTGCTAGTGCCAGCTGCGTTAAGCGCAGATGATTGGGATTTTTGGCTTGAGCTAATTGCTGGAGTAAATCTTGCTCTTGTTGTTTGGTGAGATGAGGAATTCTGGCGTCATGGGTCCCTCTGACTTTGAGTTCCCGTGCAGGGTTGCTCTTGAGCAGGCATCCTTGTTCATCTTTGGCCCAATCGAGCAGAACCCGCAAGATCCTGAGTTCTCTCATCACTGTGTTGGGTTTGACTTTGAGCAGTCGTTCGTCTCTCCAAAGAGCAAAATGCCGGATTGACATTTCACTAAGCAGAACACCTCCCATCCAGCTATTAGCCATTGCTCTTAAGGGATATTGTTCGTTATGACCACTGCGGTGTTTTTGCAGTGGCCCATCGATATACAGGTCAATAGCCTCTTTGAGAATTTGCGGTGGCGGCTGGTCTAATTGGGTTGGCCTTTTGAGAGACCCTTCAACAGCATTCGCCCACAACTGCGCTTGGCTTTTTGAGCTAAATGTTTTGGCTTTTGGTCCTTGATATTGCTTCTTTCTAATGAGTGCTTGCCAGCCTTTGCCGCTTCTTCGAATGGTTGCCATTTCTTGAATTGCATCAGGTCAGATGCATCAAGCAAGAATGATCAACAGAGCAAAAGTGGACTAAAAAGTGGACGTCCACTTTCTGTCTTTAAGAACCTCTGGTGCCTGAGAGGCTTTCTTTTAGAAGAGATCAGGGCTCATGCCCTCGTCGGGACTTGAACCCGAGACCTCTCCCTTACCAAGGGAGTGCTCTACCGCTGAGCTACAAGGGCTTGTGGAGGTGGGCCGGGTTGGATTTGAACCAACGTAGGCAGAGCCAGCGGATTTACAGTCCGCCCCCATTAACCACTCGGGCACCGACCCGCACCACTCAAGGAGAATATCAGCTTAAGCGTCGAAATTTCTCTAATCTATAGTGCATTTTCCTGATAAATAGATACGATTTTCAAAGGAATCTTCGGTTTAGGGCTATGAATCTATTGCTTTTAAACGGCCCAAACCTCAATCTTTTAGGTAAGCGTGAGCCCTCTATTTATGGCTCTCAAAGCCTTGAATCTATTGAAATTAGTCTTTCGCAGAGAGCAAAGGAAGAAGGAGTTGGCCTTGAATGCTTTCAAAGCAATTCCGAAGGAACTCTTGTTGATTATATTCATCAGAGTATTGGGAAAGTCGATGCGATTTTGATTAATGCAGGAGCCTATACCCATACTTCAATAGCCTTGAGAGACGCTTTGCTTAGTGCGGAGATTCCTTATGTCGAGCTTCAC is a window from the Prochlorococcus marinus str. MIT 9211 genome containing:
- a CDS encoding TVP38/TMEM64 family protein, with the translated sequence MKEMLRNKSIYQYLLLISVVLLLIYSHYLFDEGFINNFIQDSHVKFANAGILTALLIFFLRFISIVIPILPGTYCSILAGYFYGIETGLSLIFAADFISCATSFLISRKLGRGVVRTILGSNQMKRVESISQKYLEKNFFLMTGLLMTQFFDFVCYAIGLTKVKWSKFFPALIISIIISDAPFVSGGSALKNIGIVSLSELLNGDVQVLKGPELTIFIGSVAAIFSLGVLSNFLNKDANFHQKDEP
- a CDS encoding HupE/UreJ family protein, with protein sequence MRLHLIRKTLASSGIFLLLLLLGHNKSAFAHHPFEMGGTSQLSTLQGLLSGIGHPLLGPDHLIFMLAIAFVGLRKPKKWCLNLIAVGLGGSAFSQVLPLPDLLEPWAEALVSLSLAIEGLIILKYLSSQWLLPMFSLHGYLLGSTIIGAEPTPLISYFLGLLIAQGALLLIVTGVSQRVISLIGENGKILNAGILIGIGVAFSCVALVY
- a CDS encoding DUF7326 family protein — protein: MRSGSMKDEAISFKDLSKAQLDALKDLYIDSRVDSMPEIELRKFVKEVLDLQVRGTVGNEEEREVWKEMKDHFEENFEEKIKAVIKDKGSEEVVLPPEEEEFKKRLEVLEQRKKEDSEKNVDMW
- the psbF gene encoding cytochrome b559 subunit beta, long form, which gives rise to MLFKILLVISPILISIISTIIWLSVWGVLKWDNKTLPGFPNVENIQDWEDSGVIPNNRPSGGYPVFTVRTLAVNALGIPTVFFLGAIFAMQFIRRGLFVG
- a CDS encoding tyrosine-type recombinase/integrase is translated as MATIRRSGKGWQALIRKKQYQGPKAKTFSSKSQAQLWANAVEGSLKRPTQLDQPPPQILKEAIDLYIDGPLQKHRSGHNEQYPLRAMANSWMGGVLLSEMSIRHFALWRDERLLKVKPNTVMRELRILRVLLDWAKDEQGCLLKSNPARELKVRGTHDARIPHLTKQQEQDLLQQLAQAKNPNHLRLTQLALATGMRRSELLSMKWDDLDLDLRLVCLTRKDCAAQGMQRSERLVPLSPQAVELLAQYPKEQQHIIGLSSGSARHGFDRARKAAGLNQLRFHDLRHIAISKMWAEGMNALQISAISGHKDLRMLMRYSHYQLGYGGK
- the aroQ gene encoding type II 3-dehydroquinate dehydratase yields the protein MNLLLLNGPNLNLLGKREPSIYGSQSLESIEISLSQRAKEEGVGLECFQSNSEGTLVDYIHQSIGKVDAILINAGAYTHTSIALRDALLSAEIPYVELHLSNTYARETFRQKSLLADRAIGVVSGFGVMSYQLAFQGILDYLRNRSKE